One stretch of Nitrospirota bacterium DNA includes these proteins:
- the pyrR gene encoding bifunctional pyr operon transcriptional regulator/uracil phosphoribosyltransferase PyrR — protein MPSRTVLSADEIRRALARIAHEILERNHGLDGLSLIGVRTRGVTMAQRLRDEILKIENVSPPLGTVDITLYRDDLDHRENQPELKSTEISFDLADKIVVLVDDVLFTGRTVRSAMDALVDFGRPKSIQLAVLIDRGHRELPIKADYVGKNIPTSRDEKVKVMLAEEDGKDQVVVEG, from the coding sequence GTGCCTTCCCGTACCGTCCTCTCCGCCGACGAAATTCGCCGTGCCCTTGCGCGAATCGCCCATGAAATCCTTGAACGCAATCACGGCCTCGACGGTCTGAGCTTGATCGGCGTCCGGACGCGCGGCGTGACGATGGCCCAGCGTCTTCGCGATGAAATCCTCAAGATCGAAAATGTATCACCGCCTCTTGGAACCGTGGACATCACGCTTTACCGCGACGACCTAGACCATCGTGAGAATCAGCCGGAACTCAAGAGCACGGAAATTAGCTTTGATCTGGCTGACAAGATCGTGGTCCTCGTGGACGACGTGCTCTTCACCGGCCGCACGGTGCGGTCGGCCATGGACGCGCTGGTGGATTTCGGTCGGCCGAAGAGCATCCAGCTCGCCGTGCTCATCGACCGCGGGCACCGCGAGCTTCCCATCAAGGCCGACTACGTGGGCAAAAACATTCCGACCTCCAGGGACGAGAAAGTTAAAGTCATGCTTGCCGAGGAGGACGGCAAGGATCAGGTGGTGGTGGAGGGTTGA
- a CDS encoding type II toxin-antitoxin system PemK/MazF family toxin, with translation MADLNPTRGREQAGFRPVLVVSHDIFNRGPSGLVIALPVTSTLRGIPSQILLGAPEGGLGKTSVAMCEGIRSIAKERLVKRRGMVSARTLISVEDVLRTLLQL, from the coding sequence ATGGCGGACCTCAATCCGACTCGAGGCCGGGAGCAGGCCGGGTTTCGACCGGTCTTGGTCGTGTCTCACGACATCTTCAACCGAGGGCCATCGGGCCTGGTCATTGCGCTTCCCGTCACCTCGACGCTCCGGGGAATTCCCTCGCAAATCCTCCTCGGCGCGCCGGAGGGAGGGCTCGGAAAAACGAGCGTCGCCATGTGCGAAGGCATCCGATCGATCGCCAAGGAAAGATTGGTCAAGCGGCGCGGCATGGTTTCCGCGAGGACCCTGATCTCTGTGGAGGACGTGCTCCGGACGCTGCTTCAACTGTAA
- a CDS encoding mechanosensitive ion channel, producing MASGWISHAMAAGRFVLVFGVVLATGLLVRRFAFRGLTRWAERTAWKWDDILVSALRKPTGAWIVLIAAYGALGTAEFSARLFRVFNSALLTLLILSILVAATKTTTGIIREYASRVPNFPRTTLITHILNGVIIAIGVLMLLSHFGISITPILTALGVGGLAVALGLQETLSNVFSGLYITVARKVRIGDFVRLESGQEGTVKDIGWRQVSIEELPGNLVIVPNNRFAQAIMTNFSLPGSDTAVLIQGGVAYGSNLEKVEQVTLEVAREVLCSTAGGVADFQPLVRFHTFADSSINFTTVLRARTFPDQHILKHEFIKRIHDRYAREGIKIPFPVRTVHLNRADEKI from the coding sequence ATGGCTTCAGGCTGGATTTCTCACGCCATGGCCGCAGGCCGATTCGTCCTGGTTTTTGGCGTCGTCCTTGCCACGGGACTTCTCGTCCGGCGATTTGCATTCCGCGGCCTCACCCGATGGGCCGAGCGAACGGCCTGGAAATGGGACGACATCCTCGTCTCGGCGCTCCGAAAGCCCACTGGGGCATGGATCGTACTAATCGCGGCCTACGGCGCACTCGGCACAGCCGAGTTTTCCGCGCGGCTCTTCCGAGTTTTCAACAGTGCCCTCCTCACGCTGCTAATCCTCTCCATCCTCGTGGCGGCCACGAAGACAACAACCGGCATCATCCGCGAGTATGCCTCGCGCGTCCCGAACTTTCCGCGGACGACGCTGATCACCCACATTCTCAACGGCGTCATCATCGCCATCGGTGTCCTCATGCTGCTCAGCCACTTCGGCATTTCGATCACCCCCATCCTCACGGCCCTCGGCGTAGGCGGCCTCGCCGTGGCGCTCGGACTTCAAGAGACACTCTCGAATGTCTTTTCAGGACTCTACATCACCGTCGCCCGGAAGGTGCGGATCGGGGATTTTGTGCGCCTCGAATCCGGACAGGAGGGCACCGTCAAAGACATCGGCTGGCGGCAGGTGAGCATCGAAGAACTTCCCGGAAACCTCGTCATTGTTCCCAACAACAGGTTTGCCCAAGCGATCATGACCAACTTCAGCCTCCCCGGCTCGGATACCGCCGTTCTCATCCAAGGCGGGGTGGCGTACGGATCAAATCTCGAGAAAGTCGAACAGGTCACACTCGAAGTGGCTCGGGAAGTCCTGTGCTCTACGGCGGGTGGTGTAGCGGATTTCCAGCCCCTCGTCCGATTCCACACTTTCGCGGATTCCAGCATCAATTTCACCACGGTACTTCGGGCCAGGACGTTTCCCGATCAACATATCCTCAAGCACGAGTTCATCAAGCGCATCCACGATCGGTACGCCCGCGAAGGCATCAAAATCCCCTTCCCCGTCCGCACCGTCCACCTTAACCGCGCGGACGAAAAGATCTGA
- a CDS encoding nucleoside deaminase yields the protein MTLHEDFMRSAIEEARAAAAKAEVPIGAVIVKNDQVVVRAHNLRESAQDPTAHAELLAIKEAAAKEGSWRLTDATMYVTLEPCIMCVGAILLARIPRLVFGARDEKAGAAGSLYDIPKDKRLSHRMTVVGGILERECADLLTTFFKELRKASTPT from the coding sequence GTGACGCTCCACGAAGATTTCATGCGCTCGGCCATCGAGGAGGCCCGCGCCGCCGCCGCGAAGGCGGAGGTCCCCATCGGGGCGGTCATCGTGAAGAATGATCAGGTGGTCGTCCGCGCCCACAATTTGAGGGAGAGCGCGCAGGATCCCACCGCGCATGCCGAGCTCCTGGCGATCAAGGAGGCCGCCGCGAAGGAAGGAAGTTGGCGGCTGACCGACGCGACGATGTATGTGACGCTCGAACCCTGCATCATGTGCGTGGGAGCGATCCTTCTCGCCCGGATCCCGCGTCTTGTTTTCGGAGCGCGCGACGAAAAGGCCGGTGCGGCCGGCTCGCTTTATGACATTCCGAAGGACAAGCGCCTCTCCCATCGCATGACGGTCGTCGGCGGCATCCTGGAACGGGAGTGCGCGGATCTTCTCACCACGTTCTTCAAAGAACTCCGAAAGGCCTCGACTCCCACATGA
- a CDS encoding toxin-antitoxin system protein, with protein MATPLVRLSPETHALLRKMAADSQESMQVLVGRAVEHYRRERLLEDVNRAYARTLGDPLERQQIGEEREVWDQTLADGLEAEHPIGRRPGRGRRRRPEK; from the coding sequence ATGGCTACGCCCCTTGTGCGGTTGAGCCCCGAAACCCATGCGCTTCTGCGGAAAATGGCGGCTGATTCGCAGGAATCCATGCAAGTGCTGGTGGGTCGTGCCGTGGAGCACTACCGGCGCGAGCGGCTTCTTGAGGATGTGAACCGCGCCTATGCCCGGACTCTCGGCGATCCCCTGGAGCGGCAGCAGATCGGAGAGGAACGGGAAGTGTGGGACCAGACGTTGGCCGATGGATTGGAGGCGGAACACCCTATCGGTAGGAGGCCGGGTAGGGGTAGGAGGAGGAGGCCGGAGAAGTGA
- a CDS encoding dihydroorotase → MDNANRPLNLLIDSIRLVDPDRHSDGTASVLIEDGLVKKIARAEAEQQVLRARARMRGSSLDVLNGRDLVIFPGLVDVHVHLREPGFEYKETVKTGCAAAARGGFTAVCAMANTQPVNDCRAVTEFILKKAAEVKGVQVHPIGAASKGLQGKELAEIGDMKSGGIVAVSDDGKPVLDSGLMRRALEYARTFGLPVVSHCEDSTLCPHGVMHEGVVSTRLGLEGMPAEAEEIMVSRDIHLAGLTGARLHLAHISTAGSVELVRRAKHDGLPVTAEVTPHHLLLTHESLMADGGYNTHFKMNPPLRTIKDGEALAHGLQDGTIDCIATDHAPHSADDKSVEFASAPFGVIGLETALAVGLFLVHKGVLTYLQLAEKMSLNPSKVFNLSHGRILEGRPASLAIFDPHRSWTVKAAELRSKSRNSAFENWTFTGDTAYTIGMGTMSYRADWARPFGTAASLADPSSEGHASEPEQDTPLTA, encoded by the coding sequence ATGGACAACGCGAATCGGCCCCTGAACCTCCTCATCGATTCCATCCGGCTCGTGGATCCCGACCGGCACAGTGATGGAACGGCATCCGTACTGATCGAAGACGGACTGGTCAAGAAAATTGCCCGAGCGGAAGCGGAACAACAGGTGCTACGGGCGCGGGCCCGGATGAGGGGCTCGTCGCTGGATGTGCTCAACGGGCGGGATCTTGTGATCTTCCCGGGACTCGTGGATGTGCACGTCCATCTTCGCGAACCGGGATTTGAGTACAAGGAGACGGTCAAAACAGGGTGCGCGGCGGCGGCGCGGGGCGGATTCACCGCCGTGTGCGCGATGGCGAATACGCAGCCCGTGAACGACTGCCGAGCGGTTACCGAATTCATTCTCAAGAAGGCCGCGGAGGTCAAAGGCGTGCAGGTTCATCCGATCGGCGCGGCGAGCAAGGGGCTTCAGGGAAAAGAACTCGCCGAGATCGGCGACATGAAAAGCGGCGGCATCGTGGCCGTGAGCGACGACGGCAAGCCGGTTCTGGATTCAGGACTCATGCGCCGGGCGCTCGAATATGCGCGGACGTTCGGCCTGCCGGTCGTCTCCCACTGCGAAGACTCGACCTTGTGCCCGCATGGCGTTATGCACGAGGGAGTCGTTTCAACCCGACTCGGTCTGGAGGGCATGCCCGCCGAGGCGGAAGAGATCATGGTGTCGCGTGACATTCATCTGGCGGGATTGACGGGGGCCCGGCTCCATCTTGCCCATATCAGCACGGCGGGAAGCGTGGAGCTGGTCCGACGGGCCAAGCATGACGGGCTTCCGGTGACGGCGGAGGTGACGCCCCACCATCTCCTGCTGACGCACGAATCGCTCATGGCCGACGGTGGGTACAACACCCATTTCAAGATGAATCCGCCCCTCCGAACGATCAAGGACGGCGAAGCGCTCGCCCACGGTCTCCAGGATGGAACGATCGATTGTATCGCTACCGATCACGCGCCGCATTCCGCGGATGACAAGAGCGTGGAGTTTGCGTCGGCTCCATTTGGCGTCATTGGACTGGAGACGGCCCTGGCGGTCGGGCTTTTCCTCGTGCACAAAGGCGTCCTGACGTATCTCCAGCTTGCGGAGAAGATGTCCTTGAATCCTTCCAAGGTTTTCAATCTTTCCCACGGGCGCATCCTGGAGGGCAGGCCGGCCTCTCTGGCGATTTTCGACCCCCATCGGAGTTGGACGGTGAAAGCGGCGGAGCTGAGATCGAAGAGCCGGAACTCCGCCTTTGAGAACTGGACTTTCACGGGAGACACGGCGTACACCATCGGTATGGGGACCATGAGTTACCGGGCGGATTGGGCGAGACCTTTTGGCACGGCCGCGAGTCTGGCTGATCCGTCGTCCGAAGGTCATGCTTCCGAACCGGAGCAGGACACCCCGCTGACGGCATGA
- the carA gene encoding glutamine-hydrolyzing carbamoyl-phosphate synthase small subunit, which produces MRKAKFLRAGRPRPALLALADGTIYEGTNFGSEGETTGEVVFNTAMTGYQEILTDPSYRGQFVVMTYPEIGNYGVNEDDVESSKPHVQGFIVKEYWDRPSNFRSGGSLGRYLEKHGIVGIQGLDTRALVRRLRERGAMQGIISTEMLDPKTLAEKARALPSIVGVDLVRDVTTPTAFDWKGVLRTPPSAPSPSRGEGPQEFPSPSKGEGEGGDERQRSFNVVAFDYGIKWNILRMLASAGCRVRVVPASTSAEQVLEWKPDGIFLSNGPGDPEAVTYAIENVRKLLGKKPIFGICLGHQILGLAFGGKTFKLKYGHHGANHPVADLETGKIEITSQNHGFAVDPRTVGMTADNSLAKGLKITHLNLNDRTVEGMRHTELQVFSVQYHPEASPGPHDASYLFDRFLKMMDEGAAGHA; this is translated from the coding sequence ATGAGAAAAGCCAAGTTCCTCCGCGCTGGAAGACCTCGCCCCGCGCTGCTCGCCCTTGCGGATGGAACAATCTATGAGGGCACGAACTTCGGTTCGGAAGGCGAAACCACGGGCGAGGTGGTTTTCAACACGGCGATGACCGGCTACCAGGAGATCCTGACGGACCCCTCCTATCGCGGCCAGTTCGTGGTCATGACCTATCCCGAAATCGGAAACTATGGCGTGAACGAGGATGACGTAGAGTCATCCAAGCCCCATGTCCAGGGATTCATCGTGAAAGAGTATTGGGACCGGCCCAGCAATTTCCGCTCGGGCGGCTCGCTCGGGCGCTATCTGGAGAAACACGGAATCGTGGGCATTCAGGGCCTGGATACCCGCGCGCTCGTGCGCCGGCTGCGTGAGCGAGGCGCCATGCAGGGAATCATCTCCACTGAAATGCTTGATCCGAAAACTTTGGCGGAAAAAGCGCGCGCCCTTCCGAGCATCGTAGGTGTCGATCTGGTGCGCGATGTCACGACGCCAACAGCCTTCGACTGGAAGGGCGTCCTTCGGACCCCCCCATCCGCACCTTCCCCCTCAAGGGGGGAAGGGCCTCAAGAATTCCCCTCCCCCTCGAAGGGGGAGGGTGAGGGTGGGGATGAGCGCCAACGATCGTTCAACGTCGTCGCCTTCGACTACGGGATCAAGTGGAATATCCTTCGCATGTTGGCCTCAGCCGGGTGCAGGGTTCGAGTGGTCCCGGCCTCCACGTCCGCCGAGCAAGTTCTCGAATGGAAGCCGGACGGCATCTTTCTGTCCAACGGGCCGGGTGATCCCGAAGCCGTCACATACGCCATCGAGAACGTGAGAAAACTGCTGGGGAAGAAACCGATCTTCGGCATCTGCCTCGGGCACCAGATCCTGGGACTGGCGTTCGGCGGGAAAACGTTCAAGCTGAAATATGGACACCATGGAGCGAACCACCCCGTGGCGGACTTGGAAACGGGAAAGATTGAGATCACGAGCCAGAACCATGGTTTCGCCGTCGATCCACGGACGGTGGGCATGACGGCCGATAATTCACTCGCAAAGGGACTGAAAATCACGCACCTCAATCTGAATGATCGGACTGTGGAGGGGATGCGGCACACGGAGCTGCAGGTCTTCTCCGTGCAGTACCACCCCGAGGCGTCCCCTGGGCCGCATGACGCGAGCTACCTTTTCGACCGGTTCCTCAAGATGATGGATGAGGGGGCGGCTGGGCATGCCTAA
- a CDS encoding aspartate carbamoyltransferase catalytic subunit — translation MAQLSVKHLWGIEPLTKSDIRTIVDTAKSMKSVSQRAIKKVPALRGKTIVNLFLESSTRTRSSFEIAAKRLSADTLSFSATGSSLSKGETLADTARNLEAMAPDAIVIRHSASGAPVLLSKAVKAAVINAGDGSHEHPTQALLDLMTVEENKGPVEGMKIAIIGDIAHSRVARSNLFAFTRMGAVVWLCGPGTMIPREIDRLGARVTTDMDEAIDGADVIMMLRIQMERGSGTLFPSVREYAQMFGLNAQRLGKARKGAIILHPGPMNRGIEIASEVADGEASVILEQVENGVAVRMAVLYLLIGRGTSVN, via the coding sequence ATGGCCCAATTGAGCGTGAAGCATCTCTGGGGGATCGAGCCCCTGACAAAATCTGATATCCGGACGATTGTCGATACCGCCAAGTCGATGAAGTCGGTTTCGCAGCGGGCCATAAAGAAAGTCCCCGCGCTCCGCGGCAAGACCATCGTGAATCTTTTCCTGGAATCCAGCACCCGCACGCGGTCCTCCTTCGAAATCGCCGCCAAACGGCTTTCGGCCGATACGCTCTCCTTCAGCGCGACCGGATCGAGCCTCTCCAAAGGTGAGACCCTCGCGGACACCGCCCGGAACCTCGAAGCGATGGCCCCGGACGCCATCGTGATCCGCCACTCCGCCTCGGGCGCGCCCGTCCTTCTTTCCAAGGCGGTGAAGGCCGCGGTGATCAATGCCGGTGACGGCTCGCACGAACATCCCACGCAGGCCCTCCTGGATCTGATGACGGTGGAGGAGAACAAGGGGCCGGTCGAAGGAATGAAGATCGCCATCATTGGAGACATCGCGCACAGCCGCGTGGCCCGCTCCAATCTCTTTGCTTTCACGCGGATGGGGGCCGTGGTGTGGCTCTGCGGACCCGGGACCATGATTCCGCGCGAGATCGACCGCCTTGGCGCGCGCGTCACCACGGACATGGACGAGGCCATCGATGGCGCGGACGTGATCATGATGCTTCGGATACAAATGGAGCGTGGGAGCGGAACGCTTTTCCCGAGCGTCCGCGAATATGCACAAATGTTCGGTCTGAATGCCCAGAGGCTCGGAAAGGCCCGGAAGGGTGCGATCATTTTGCACCCCGGCCCCATGAACCGGGGCATCGAAATCGCCAGCGAGGTGGCCGATGGAGAGGCGTCGGTCATCCTCGAACAAGTTGAAAACGGCGTGGCCGTGAGGATGGCCGTCCTCTACCTCCTCATCGGTCGCGGAACCTCGGTGAACTGA
- the carB gene encoding carbamoyl-phosphate synthase large subunit yields the protein MPKRTDIEKILLIGSGPIVIGQACEFDYSGTQACKILRKEGYKMILVNSNPATIMTDPEFADRTYVEPLTVDAVAKIIERERPEALLPTLGGQTGLNLALDLAERGVLKKFNVEMIGAGVEAIRKAEDRALFKESMRRVGLECPRSAYVGSVQEASDFADEVGYPLILRPSFTLGGTGGSIAHTPKQLKGAIEWALELSPVHKVLVEESVMGWKEYELEVMRDRKDNVVIVCPIENFDPMGVHTGDSITVAPAQTLTDKEYQILRDASIKIIREIGVDTGGSNIQFATHPKTGRVLAIEMNPRVSRSSALASKATGFPIAKIAALLAVGYTLDEIPNDITKKTPACFEPTIDYVVTKIPRFTFEKFKAADNVLTTQMKSVGEVMAIGRTFKESLLKAVRSLEIDVHGLYLKDASWASLKPAARKKALLRRLKRPSSDRLWLLAEALRMKVTVADLYRRTGVDPWFLDNLAQVIDAEAAVARAREDFRKGRVSRGRSILRHAKEIGLSDIRIGQLTGLPESQVRVLREKWKVQPVYKAVDTCAAEFEAQTPYLYSTYESEDEMPPTGRKKVIILGGGPNRIGQGIEFDYCCVHGSFALREEDFEAIMVNCNPETVSTDYDTSDRLYFEPLTYEDVMSIIRREKPEGVIIQFGGQTPLKLAVPLARARVPILGTSPRSIDIAEDRGLFSKLVRRLKLRQPRSGLAYSLKEALTVAGRIGYPILTRPSYVLGGRAMEIIYDEAMLGRYVKEAIWVSPDHPVLIDQFLKDATEVDVDAISDGRTTVIGGVMQHIEEAGIHSGDSACALPPYSLSLRVTEQIREQTKRLAAALRVVGLMNVQFAVKDEEVYILEVNPRASRTIPFVSKAIGVPLAKLATKVLVGRTLEELKFTKEMTPSYVSVKEAVLPFTKFPGVDPLLGPEMKSTGEVMGIDDRFEIAFAKSQVAAGMPLPSSGNIFLSVKNADKPAILDVARRYFRLGFRLYATRGTGQYMESASGGEIHVNIIKKVKEGSPNILDLVEKEGVALVINTTSGAADVQDSYPIRATAIRKNIPYYTTVEGAQAVSRAAEALRQGEMGVKCLQSYYQERDLSAAA from the coding sequence ATGCCTAAGAGGACGGACATCGAGAAGATCCTGCTCATCGGCTCCGGCCCGATCGTCATCGGCCAGGCGTGTGAATTCGACTACTCCGGAACCCAGGCTTGTAAGATCCTCCGCAAAGAGGGCTACAAGATGATCCTCGTGAATTCGAATCCGGCCACCATCATGACGGACCCCGAATTTGCGGACCGAACCTACGTGGAGCCGCTCACGGTGGACGCGGTGGCCAAAATCATCGAGCGGGAGAGGCCTGAAGCCCTTCTTCCCACTCTCGGCGGTCAGACCGGACTCAATCTCGCATTGGATCTTGCCGAGCGCGGTGTCTTGAAGAAATTCAATGTGGAGATGATCGGCGCGGGTGTTGAGGCGATCCGGAAGGCAGAGGACCGCGCGCTGTTCAAGGAATCGATGCGCCGGGTGGGCCTGGAATGTCCGCGGAGCGCCTATGTCGGCTCGGTGCAGGAAGCCTCTGATTTTGCGGATGAGGTCGGGTATCCGCTGATTTTGCGTCCATCGTTTACGCTGGGAGGAACCGGCGGGAGCATCGCGCATACTCCGAAACAGCTCAAGGGAGCCATCGAGTGGGCACTGGAGCTCAGTCCCGTGCACAAAGTACTTGTGGAAGAATCGGTAATGGGATGGAAAGAATACGAGCTCGAAGTCATGCGCGATCGAAAAGACAACGTCGTCATCGTTTGCCCGATTGAGAACTTCGATCCGATGGGGGTTCACACCGGCGACAGCATCACCGTGGCGCCCGCCCAGACGCTGACCGACAAGGAGTACCAGATCCTCCGCGATGCCTCGATCAAGATCATCCGCGAAATCGGCGTGGATACCGGTGGGTCCAACATCCAATTTGCCACGCATCCGAAAACCGGCCGGGTGCTCGCGATCGAGATGAATCCCCGTGTTTCGCGGAGTTCGGCATTGGCTTCCAAGGCGACGGGTTTTCCCATCGCCAAAATCGCGGCGCTCCTGGCTGTGGGATATACGCTCGACGAAATCCCGAATGACATAACGAAGAAGACCCCCGCCTGCTTCGAGCCGACCATCGACTACGTCGTGACGAAAATTCCGCGCTTCACCTTCGAGAAATTCAAGGCCGCGGACAACGTGCTGACCACGCAGATGAAATCGGTGGGGGAGGTCATGGCCATCGGCCGGACGTTCAAGGAATCGCTCCTCAAGGCGGTCCGTTCCCTCGAGATCGACGTGCATGGGCTCTACCTGAAGGATGCGAGCTGGGCTTCGCTCAAGCCGGCAGCGCGAAAGAAGGCGCTTCTTCGCAGGCTCAAACGGCCTTCGTCGGATCGCCTATGGCTGCTGGCGGAAGCCCTTCGGATGAAGGTGACGGTTGCGGATCTCTATCGACGCACGGGAGTCGATCCCTGGTTCCTGGATAATCTGGCCCAGGTCATCGATGCGGAGGCCGCCGTCGCCCGGGCACGGGAAGATTTCCGGAAGGGGCGGGTTTCGAGGGGACGTTCCATTCTCCGGCACGCGAAGGAAATCGGACTGTCCGACATCCGGATCGGGCAGCTCACCGGTCTGCCTGAATCGCAGGTCCGAGTATTGCGGGAGAAATGGAAGGTGCAACCGGTATACAAAGCCGTGGATACGTGCGCCGCGGAATTCGAGGCCCAGACCCCGTACTTGTACTCGACCTACGAATCGGAGGACGAAATGCCGCCGACGGGCCGGAAGAAGGTCATCATCCTCGGCGGGGGGCCGAACCGCATCGGTCAGGGGATCGAGTTCGACTACTGCTGTGTCCACGGCTCGTTCGCCCTCCGGGAGGAGGATTTCGAAGCCATCATGGTCAACTGCAATCCGGAAACGGTGAGCACGGACTACGACACCTCGGATCGCCTGTACTTCGAGCCGCTGACCTACGAAGATGTGATGAGCATTATTCGTCGCGAGAAGCCGGAGGGCGTCATCATCCAGTTCGGAGGCCAGACGCCGCTCAAGCTCGCGGTGCCGCTGGCCAGGGCGCGGGTGCCGATTCTCGGAACCTCACCGCGTTCCATCGATATCGCCGAGGACCGCGGGTTGTTTTCAAAACTTGTCCGCCGGCTGAAGCTCCGGCAGCCGCGGAGCGGTCTTGCCTATTCTCTCAAAGAGGCCCTCACCGTGGCCGGCAGGATCGGGTATCCTATTCTGACTCGTCCCTCCTACGTTCTGGGCGGGCGCGCGATGGAAATCATTTATGATGAGGCCATGCTGGGGCGGTACGTGAAGGAGGCGATCTGGGTTTCGCCCGATCATCCGGTTCTCATCGATCAGTTCTTGAAGGACGCGACGGAGGTGGACGTGGACGCCATCAGCGACGGCCGCACCACCGTCATCGGCGGAGTGATGCAACATATCGAGGAGGCGGGAATCCACTCGGGAGACAGCGCCTGCGCGCTGCCGCCGTACTCGCTTTCCCTGCGCGTGACGGAGCAGATCCGGGAGCAGACGAAGCGGCTCGCCGCGGCGCTCCGAGTTGTCGGTCTCATGAACGTGCAGTTCGCGGTGAAGGACGAGGAGGTCTATATCCTCGAAGTGAATCCTCGCGCATCCCGAACCATCCCGTTTGTGAGCAAAGCCATCGGGGTCCCCCTGGCCAAACTGGCGACCAAGGTGCTGGTGGGTCGCACGCTGGAGGAGCTCAAGTTCACCAAAGAGATGACCCCTTCCTACGTGAGCGTGAAGGAGGCCGTGCTCCCTTTCACGAAATTCCCAGGCGTGGATCCGCTCCTTGGCCCGGAGATGAAATCGACGGGCGAAGTGATGGGGATCGACGACCGTTTCGAAATCGCATTTGCGAAATCGCAGGTTGCCGCCGGAATGCCCCTGCCTTCGAGCGGAAATATCTTCCTAAGCGTGAAAAACGCGGACAAACCGGCGATCCTGGATGTGGCCAGGCGGTACTTCCGTCTTGGGTTCAGGCTCTACGCCACGCGCGGCACAGGCCAATACATGGAGTCCGCTTCCGGTGGCGAGATCCATGTAAATATCATCAAGAAAGTCAAAGAAGGAAGCCCCAACATTCTCGACTTGGTGGAGAAGGAAGGCGTGGCGCTTGTGATCAACACAACGTCCGGTGCCGCCGATGTTCAGGACTCGTATCCGATCCGAGCGACGGCGATTCGAAAAAACATCCCCTACTACACGACCGTTGAAGGCGCCCAGGCGGTCTCGCGCGCGGCGGAGGCCCTCCGCCAGGGGGAGATGGGGGTGAAATGCCTGCAAAGTTACTATCAGGAACGAGACCTGAGCGCGGCCGCTTGA